Proteins encoded together in one Myxococcales bacterium window:
- a CDS encoding sensor histidine kinase KdpD: MASLDTQSPSADAVVKEHVLVCVGPAETSRRLIRAAARMAAGLGCAWTAVYVERPDGPALADVDAERLDEHLRVVEALGGRVSRVAGDDIAETVLDYARRIGVTRIVLGKPTHPRIRDLVRGSLLDAVVRGSGDIDVHVIRGEPEAPARPTRVPPSAHEPPRKYVAASALVALTLAISEVLRRILHLPDLEMLFLLAVMVAAFRYGRGPSLLAAALGVACYDFFFVPPLYTFSVADRKYVLTFGMMFGVGWVASALASRLRVQEHRAIAREQRTLALYGLAKALASTEGTAPLAETAVAQVAEVLGAPVEVWLSEGGGRASLVAASAVPATRLAAARDAIEGVVLSKAPVPTRALAASPGTVVAQLSVAGSPFGALVVDVPSTLPHEQVAFLDVLARQIAVALGRARLSEEARALELRARTEEMRASLLSAVSHDLRTPLASITGAATTLRDEPKLSEATRADLVDAIVDQAERLERLVANLLDMTRLEAGIVSPKKDWVPAEEVVGAVLTRLEGRLARRTVDVRIDAAVPLLYVDPVLFEQVLVNLLENAEKHTPPSASVVVGVERRGETIVVEVRDDGPGIPEGAEERIFEKFERGASAASVGAGLGLAICRGIVHAHGGTIVAKNRREGACPWR; this comes from the coding sequence ATGGCCTCGCTCGACACCCAGAGCCCCTCGGCGGACGCGGTCGTGAAGGAGCACGTCCTCGTGTGCGTCGGACCGGCCGAGACGTCGCGCCGGCTCATTCGTGCGGCCGCGCGCATGGCGGCGGGGCTCGGGTGCGCGTGGACGGCCGTGTACGTCGAGCGCCCTGACGGGCCGGCCTTGGCCGACGTGGACGCCGAGCGCCTCGACGAGCATCTCCGTGTCGTCGAGGCGCTGGGGGGGCGCGTGAGCCGAGTCGCCGGGGACGACATCGCGGAGACGGTGCTCGACTACGCGCGGCGCATCGGCGTGACCCGAATCGTGCTCGGGAAGCCGACCCACCCGAGGATCCGCGATCTCGTACGAGGCTCGCTCCTCGACGCCGTCGTGCGCGGGAGTGGCGACATCGACGTCCACGTCATTCGCGGTGAGCCAGAGGCGCCGGCGCGCCCTACGCGCGTCCCGCCGAGCGCTCACGAGCCGCCGCGCAAGTACGTCGCCGCTTCTGCCCTCGTCGCGCTTACGCTTGCGATTTCCGAGGTCCTCCGGAGGATCCTCCACCTGCCGGACCTCGAGATGCTCTTCCTCTTGGCGGTCATGGTCGCGGCGTTTCGCTACGGGCGCGGGCCTTCGCTGCTCGCCGCCGCGCTCGGCGTCGCGTGTTACGACTTTTTCTTCGTGCCGCCGCTCTACACGTTCTCGGTCGCGGATCGAAAGTACGTGCTGACGTTCGGGATGATGTTCGGCGTCGGGTGGGTCGCGAGCGCGCTCGCGAGCCGTCTCCGCGTCCAAGAGCATCGCGCGATCGCCCGCGAGCAGCGGACCCTCGCGCTCTACGGCCTCGCCAAGGCGCTCGCGTCGACGGAGGGCACGGCGCCGCTCGCCGAGACGGCCGTGGCCCAGGTCGCGGAGGTGCTGGGGGCGCCCGTGGAGGTCTGGCTCTCCGAGGGCGGAGGTCGGGCGTCCTTGGTCGCGGCGAGCGCCGTGCCCGCGACGCGTCTGGCAGCCGCGCGCGACGCGATCGAGGGCGTGGTGCTCTCCAAGGCTCCCGTCCCGACCCGTGCGCTCGCGGCGTCGCCCGGGACCGTCGTCGCGCAGCTCTCCGTCGCGGGGAGCCCCTTCGGCGCGCTCGTCGTGGACGTCCCTTCGACGCTCCCGCACGAGCAGGTGGCGTTCTTGGACGTCCTCGCGCGGCAGATCGCGGTCGCGCTCGGTCGCGCGCGGCTCTCGGAGGAAGCGCGGGCCCTCGAGCTCCGCGCGCGCACCGAGGAGATGCGCGCGTCGCTCCTCTCGGCCGTCTCCCACGATCTCCGCACCCCGCTCGCGTCGATCACGGGCGCCGCGACGACCCTTCGGGACGAGCCCAAGCTCTCCGAGGCGACCCGTGCGGACCTCGTCGACGCCATCGTCGATCAGGCGGAGCGCCTCGAGCGGCTCGTCGCGAACTTGCTCGACATGACGCGGCTCGAGGCCGGCATCGTGTCCCCGAAGAAGGACTGGGTCCCGGCCGAGGAGGTCGTGGGCGCCGTGCTCACGCGGCTCGAGGGCAGGCTCGCCCGGAGGACAGTGGACGTGCGCATCGACGCGGCCGTGCCGCTGCTCTACGTCGACCCGGTGCTCTTCGAGCAGGTGCTCGTGAACCTCCTCGAGAACGCCGAGAAGCACACGCCGCCTTCGGCCTCCGTCGTCGTCGGGGTCGAGCGCCGCGGGGAGACGATCGTCGTCGAGGTGCGCGACGACGGCCCGGGCATCCCCGAGGGCGCCGAGGAGCGCATCTTCGAGAAGTTCGAGCGCGGTGCCTCCGCGGCATCGGTGGGCGCGGGGCTGGGCCTCGCGATCTGCCGCGGGATCGTGCACGCTCACGGAGGGACGATCGTGGCGAAGAATCGGAGAGAGGGGGCTTGTCCGTGGAGGTGA
- a CDS encoding response regulator yields the protein MTQAALVLVVEDEPPMRRFIRASLESHGYRVLECDRVAEATKLLTSHNPEVVLLDLGLPDGDGIALTRRVREWSRVPIIVISARGREEDKVLALDAGADDYLTKPFGVNELLARMRVALRHASLAAAPEAPPVVELGDVKLDLVRREVTRGGEPLHLTPIEYKLLVLLAQHAGKVLTHRQILKEVWGPTYVAHTHYVRVHMAELRKKIEAEPSRPKLIVTEAGVGYRLRDKTFDSGT from the coding sequence GTGACCCAAGCAGCCCTCGTGCTCGTCGTCGAGGACGAACCGCCCATGCGGAGGTTCATTCGGGCGTCGCTCGAGTCTCACGGCTACCGCGTGCTCGAGTGCGATCGTGTCGCCGAGGCGACGAAGCTCCTCACGAGCCACAACCCGGAGGTCGTGCTCCTCGACCTCGGCCTCCCGGACGGCGACGGCATCGCGCTCACCCGACGTGTGCGCGAGTGGAGCCGCGTGCCCATCATCGTGATCTCGGCGCGTGGCCGGGAGGAGGACAAGGTGCTCGCGCTCGACGCCGGCGCCGACGACTACCTGACGAAGCCCTTCGGCGTGAACGAGCTCCTGGCGCGCATGCGGGTCGCCCTTCGGCACGCGAGCCTCGCCGCCGCGCCCGAGGCGCCCCCCGTCGTCGAGCTCGGTGACGTGAAGCTCGACCTCGTTCGCCGCGAGGTCACTCGGGGAGGCGAGCCGCTCCACCTCACGCCCATCGAGTACAAGCTCCTCGTGCTCCTCGCGCAGCACGCGGGCAAGGTCCTCACGCATCGGCAAATTCTGAAGGAGGTCTGGGGGCCTACCTACGTCGCGCACACCCACTACGTGCGCGTGCACATGGCGGAGCTCCGGAAGAAGATCGAGGCCGAGCCCTCTCGCCCGAAGCTCATCGTGACCGAGGCCGGCGTGGGGTACCGGTTGAGGGACAAGACGTTCGATTCCGGAACATGA
- a CDS encoding metalloregulator ArsR/SmtB family transcription factor: protein MSARGRRHGGRGHLDYSRNGLNSPRVTPHRRFKDRVYGEIARVGKALAAPARLELVDLLCQGPRTVEALAAEASLSVANASQHLQVLRAARLVDAEKQGLYVEYRLADVEVCRVFLALRGLAESRLGEIEDVARAYFERRTALEGVGDEELLRRIRAGEVTVIDVRPAEEYRAGHIPGALSIPVPELDARLDELPEGREIVAYCRGPYCVMAVDAVALLRKRGLVAHRLELGVPELRARGLRVTTGVGKVSSAPPGRSRGSGPRPTKPRTASNRTSS from the coding sequence ATGAGCGCGCGGGGGCGTCGGCATGGCGGCAGGGGCCATCTTGACTATTCAAGGAATGGGTTGAATAGTCCTCGGGTGACACCCCATCGCCGCTTCAAAGATCGTGTCTACGGGGAGATCGCGCGTGTCGGAAAGGCGCTCGCGGCTCCCGCGCGGCTCGAGCTCGTCGACCTCCTCTGCCAGGGGCCGCGCACGGTCGAGGCGCTCGCGGCCGAGGCCTCGCTCTCGGTGGCGAACGCGTCCCAGCACCTCCAAGTGCTACGCGCCGCTCGCCTCGTGGATGCCGAAAAACAAGGCCTCTACGTCGAGTACCGGTTGGCCGACGTCGAGGTGTGCCGTGTCTTCCTCGCGCTCCGGGGCCTCGCCGAATCGCGCCTCGGCGAGATCGAGGACGTGGCCCGTGCCTACTTCGAGCGGCGCACGGCCCTCGAGGGCGTCGGCGACGAGGAGCTCCTGCGGCGGATCCGCGCGGGCGAGGTCACCGTGATCGACGTGCGCCCGGCCGAAGAGTACCGCGCGGGCCATATCCCCGGAGCCCTCTCGATCCCCGTGCCGGAGCTCGACGCACGTCTCGACGAACTGCCCGAGGGCCGCGAGATCGTCGCATACTGCCGCGGTCCGTACTGCGTCATGGCCGTCGACGCCGTGGCCCTCCTCCGCAAACGAGGGCTCGTGGCTCACAGGCTCGAGCTCGGCGTGCCGGAGCTCCGCGCACGTGGGCTCCGTGTCACGACGGGCGTGGGCAAGGTGTCGAGCGCGCCTCCCGGGCGATCTCGAGGGTCCGGGCCGAGGCCCACGAAGCCCCGAACGGCCTCGAATAGGACATCCTCATGA
- a CDS encoding MFS transporter → MNDLRLGIRENLGQFSLLVVVNAFVGAVVGMERTLLSPIAEQEFHLEAKAAVLSFIVVFGVTKALTNYLAGRLSDRFGRKHVLVAGWLVAVPVPFLLMWAPSWALVLFANALLGVSQGLTWSTTVIMKIDLAGPTKRGLAMGLNEFAGYFAVAGSALATGFVATHYGLRPQPFYLGVVFVIAGLGLSVLAVRETKHHVAAEGKLAGTAEAARIPSPREVFLRTSLLDRNLSSVSQAGLVNNLNDGMAWGLFPLFFAAAKMSLSQIGTLAAIYPATWGLSQLVTGALSDRVGRKWLIAAGMWVQAVGIGVVVVSRGYGGFAAGAALLGVGTAMVYPTLLAAIGDVAHPSWRASSVGVYRLWRDLGYAVGALLAGLTADALGLAEAMWLVAGLTFASGLVVAVRMRETRVLESVAIAPTGCVEPSELVRMPGVVVIDVRSAEEYAEGHVEGAIHVPVDELASRVSEIPKGVPVVTACGKGGGRSDRAAETLRGLGFPDARALCGGTRAWQELTARGI, encoded by the coding sequence ATGAACGACCTTCGGCTCGGGATCCGAGAGAACCTCGGGCAGTTCTCGCTGCTCGTCGTGGTGAACGCGTTCGTCGGCGCCGTGGTCGGCATGGAGCGCACGCTCCTCTCCCCGATCGCCGAGCAAGAGTTTCATCTCGAGGCCAAGGCGGCCGTGCTCTCGTTCATCGTGGTCTTCGGCGTTACGAAGGCCCTCACGAACTACCTCGCGGGGCGGCTCTCGGATCGCTTCGGGCGGAAGCACGTGCTCGTCGCGGGTTGGCTCGTGGCCGTGCCCGTACCGTTTTTGCTCATGTGGGCGCCGAGCTGGGCGCTCGTGCTCTTCGCGAACGCGCTGCTCGGTGTGAGCCAAGGCCTCACGTGGTCGACGACCGTGATCATGAAGATCGACCTCGCCGGCCCCACGAAGCGCGGGCTCGCGATGGGCCTGAACGAGTTCGCCGGGTACTTCGCCGTCGCCGGGAGCGCGCTCGCCACGGGATTCGTCGCGACGCACTACGGCCTCCGGCCCCAGCCGTTCTACCTCGGGGTCGTGTTCGTGATCGCGGGTCTCGGCCTCTCCGTGCTCGCCGTGCGCGAGACGAAGCACCACGTCGCCGCCGAGGGCAAGCTCGCGGGGACGGCAGAGGCCGCGCGCATCCCGAGCCCGCGCGAGGTGTTCTTGCGCACTTCGCTCCTCGACCGGAACCTCTCGAGCGTGAGCCAGGCCGGCCTCGTCAACAACCTCAACGACGGCATGGCGTGGGGCCTCTTCCCGCTCTTCTTCGCGGCGGCCAAGATGTCCCTCTCGCAGATCGGGACGCTCGCGGCCATCTACCCGGCGACGTGGGGGCTCTCGCAGCTCGTGACTGGCGCGCTCTCGGATCGCGTCGGGAGGAAATGGCTCATCGCCGCGGGCATGTGGGTGCAGGCGGTGGGCATCGGCGTCGTGGTGGTCTCACGCGGGTACGGCGGCTTCGCGGCGGGCGCGGCGCTCCTCGGGGTGGGCACGGCGATGGTCTATCCGACGCTGCTCGCCGCCATCGGCGACGTGGCGCACCCGTCGTGGCGCGCGTCGTCCGTGGGCGTGTACCGCTTGTGGCGCGATCTCGGGTACGCCGTGGGCGCGCTCCTCGCCGGTCTCACGGCCGACGCGCTCGGGCTCGCCGAGGCCATGTGGCTCGTGGCAGGGCTCACGTTCGCCTCGGGCCTCGTCGTGGCCGTCCGCATGCGCGAGACGCGCGTTCTGGAGTCGGTCGCGATTGCGCCCACGGGCTGCGTCGAACCTAGCGAGCTCGTTCGCATGCCGGGCGTCGTGGTCATCGACGTTCGCAGCGCCGAGGAGTACGCCGAGGGTCACGTCGAGGGTGCGATCCACGTCCCGGTCGACGAGCTCGCGTCGCGCGTCTCCGAGATCCCCAAGGGCGTGCCCGTCGTGACCGCCTGCGGGAAGGGCGGGGGACGGTCGGACCGCGCGGCGGAGACGCTCCGTGGGCTCGGATTCCCGGACGCGCGCGCCTTGTGCGGGGGGACGCGCGCCTGGCAAGAGCTCACCGCGCGCGGCATATGA
- a CDS encoding cysteine desulfurase: MPNATPIYLDHNATTPILPEVVDAMLPYLREHFGNPSSSHPYGAAARRAVALAREDVARLLAAEPDEIVFTSGGTEANNLAIFGAMEGASRRGLVTSVVEHPATSRPAARLEAYGAKVTRLGVDDAGRVHMGEARGAIDVATRLVSIMHANNETGMLQPIAELSTHARAHGALVHTDAAQSVGKVVVDVGELGVDMLTVAGHKLYAPKGVGALYVRRGVALAPFALGAGHERGLRPGTENVASIVGLGTACAIARRELASEAARVRALRDRLHQRLAARVFGLALNGGVEGRLPNTLSVRFPGVRGSVVLAGAPEIAASTGSACHEGGEEASAVVLAMGIAPEDALGTVRLSLGRGTTEDDVDRAAHALASAWERAGGATTVTGPTGL, encoded by the coding sequence ATGCCCAACGCCACCCCCATCTACCTCGATCACAACGCCACGACGCCGATCCTGCCGGAGGTCGTCGATGCCATGCTCCCGTACCTGCGTGAGCACTTCGGAAACCCCTCGAGCTCCCACCCGTACGGCGCCGCGGCCCGTCGCGCCGTCGCCCTCGCGCGGGAAGATGTGGCCCGCCTCCTCGCCGCGGAGCCCGACGAGATCGTGTTCACGTCGGGCGGCACCGAGGCGAACAACCTCGCCATCTTCGGGGCGATGGAGGGGGCTTCGCGCCGAGGGCTCGTCACGTCCGTCGTCGAGCACCCCGCGACCTCTCGCCCCGCGGCGCGGCTCGAAGCGTACGGGGCGAAGGTGACGCGGCTCGGCGTCGACGACGCGGGGCGAGTGCACATGGGCGAAGCGCGGGGCGCGATCGACGTGGCGACGCGGCTCGTCTCGATCATGCACGCGAACAACGAGACGGGCATGCTCCAGCCCATCGCGGAGCTTTCGACCCACGCGCGAGCTCACGGGGCGCTCGTGCACACGGACGCCGCCCAGTCGGTCGGCAAGGTCGTGGTCGACGTCGGCGAGCTCGGGGTCGACATGCTCACCGTCGCCGGGCACAAGCTCTATGCTCCGAAGGGGGTAGGAGCTCTCTATGTGCGCAGGGGTGTCGCGCTTGCGCCGTTCGCGCTCGGCGCCGGGCACGAGCGGGGGCTGCGCCCAGGCACGGAGAACGTGGCGTCGATCGTCGGTCTAGGGACCGCATGTGCCATCGCGCGGAGGGAGCTCGCGAGCGAGGCGGCCCGAGTGCGCGCGCTCCGCGACAGGCTCCACCAGCGCCTCGCCGCGCGCGTCTTCGGGCTCGCGCTCAACGGAGGCGTCGAGGGGCGCTTGCCGAACACTCTGAGCGTCAGGTTCCCCGGGGTGCGCGGGAGCGTCGTGCTCGCGGGTGCGCCGGAGATCGCGGCGTCGACGGGCTCGGCATGCCACGAAGGTGGCGAGGAGGCCTCCGCGGTCGTCCTCGCCATGGGCATTGCCCCCGAGGATGCCCTTGGAACCGTTCGGCTCTCGCTCGGCCGAGGTACCACCGAGGACGACGTGGACCGAGCTGCGCACGCCCTCGCCTCGGCCTGGGAGCGGGCAGGGGGTGCGACGACGGTCACCGGCCCCACGGGCCTTTGA
- a CDS encoding sigma-70 family RNA polymerase sigma factor, with protein MTSAETSVGLVLRHEYGRIVASLLRELGAHRLAQIEDGLAQAMLEATVGWRARGVPPNAAAYLHRAARNRVIDELRRERKTEGLEAAPEPSLEPTEVFLADELHDDELRALFACADPSIPLPSQIVFALRALSGFSTREIARRLVTSEENVQKRWERARDALAQVDLSAEQAADDRAARVESVLRMIYVVFTEGYFASSGERVLRLELCQEAIRLAGLVARNPRTTCGAAWALVALQHLHHARRDARVGADGIPVSIEDQDRALYRRDELAVALDALTLAGPEGRASKYGLEAAIAGEHAFAPTFTDTRWGEIVALYEALARIDPSPLHELHASIALSYAEGPEAALARLATLRPPTWLAASHMWLATYADLHRRLGHEREAEAYYAKAMALAPPIEREMLARRMRREGPRGG; from the coding sequence ATGACGTCCGCCGAGACATCGGTCGGCCTCGTGCTCCGGCACGAGTACGGGCGCATCGTGGCTTCGCTCCTCCGTGAGCTCGGCGCGCACAGGCTCGCGCAAATCGAGGACGGCCTCGCACAGGCGATGCTCGAGGCGACCGTGGGGTGGCGCGCTCGCGGGGTGCCTCCGAACGCCGCCGCCTACCTCCACAGAGCGGCGCGGAACCGCGTCATCGACGAGCTACGCAGAGAACGCAAGACCGAGGGGCTCGAGGCCGCCCCCGAGCCGAGCCTCGAGCCCACGGAGGTCTTCCTCGCCGACGAGCTCCACGACGACGAGCTGCGAGCGCTCTTCGCGTGCGCCGATCCCTCCATCCCGTTGCCTTCGCAGATCGTGTTCGCCTTGCGGGCCCTCTCGGGGTTTTCGACCCGCGAGATCGCGCGGCGGCTCGTGACCTCGGAGGAAAACGTCCAAAAACGCTGGGAGCGCGCGCGTGACGCCCTCGCCCAGGTCGACCTCTCGGCCGAACAGGCCGCCGACGACCGGGCCGCGCGGGTCGAGTCCGTGCTGCGCATGATCTACGTCGTCTTCACGGAGGGCTATTTCGCGTCGTCGGGCGAGCGTGTGCTGCGCCTCGAGCTGTGCCAAGAGGCCATTCGCCTCGCGGGCCTCGTCGCTCGGAACCCTCGCACCACGTGCGGCGCGGCGTGGGCGCTCGTGGCGCTTCAGCACCTTCACCACGCCCGCCGCGACGCCCGCGTGGGCGCCGACGGGATCCCCGTGTCGATCGAGGACCAAGATCGCGCGCTCTACCGCCGCGACGAGCTCGCCGTGGCCCTCGACGCGCTCACGCTCGCGGGGCCCGAAGGGCGCGCGTCGAAGTACGGCCTCGAGGCCGCGATCGCCGGGGAGCACGCGTTCGCGCCGACGTTCACCGACACACGGTGGGGAGAGATCGTCGCGCTCTACGAGGCACTCGCCCGCATCGACCCGTCCCCTCTGCACGAGCTCCACGCCTCGATCGCGCTCTCGTACGCCGAGGGGCCCGAGGCCGCCCTCGCGAGGCTCGCGACCCTCAGGCCGCCGACGTGGCTCGCCGCCTCGCACATGTGGCTCGCCACCTACGCCGATCTCCATAGACGCCTCGGTCACGAGCGTGAGGCCGAGGCGTACTACGCGAAGGCCATGGCCCTCGCGCCCCCCATCGAGCGCGAGATGCTCGCGCGCCGCATGCGCCGCGAAGGCCCGCGCGGGGGCTGA
- a CDS encoding glutathione S-transferase family protein, with protein MNLYRHPLSSCSRRAVQTVLELGLEDRVELVTVDLAKGAQRAPEFLAKNPNGRVPVLVDGDFVLWESNAIMQYLADGVPGQRLFPEERRARADVVRWMFWNAHHFSQGVSTLNRERMVKKILGQGEPDPAEVARGEAMVRTFGAVLDARLEGRAYLVGDGLTLADIAVASELSSWERAALPLEGFGNVRRWFDAVRSRPSWARSGG; from the coding sequence ATGAACCTCTACCGCCATCCGCTCTCCTCGTGTTCCCGCAGGGCCGTCCAGACCGTCCTCGAGCTCGGCCTCGAAGACCGGGTCGAGCTCGTCACCGTCGATCTCGCGAAGGGCGCCCAGCGCGCCCCCGAGTTTCTCGCCAAGAACCCGAACGGCCGCGTCCCCGTCCTCGTCGACGGCGACTTCGTGCTGTGGGAGTCGAACGCCATCATGCAGTACCTCGCCGACGGCGTGCCCGGGCAGCGGCTCTTCCCCGAGGAGCGGCGTGCCCGCGCGGACGTCGTGCGCTGGATGTTCTGGAACGCGCACCACTTCTCGCAGGGCGTCTCCACGTTGAACCGCGAGCGCATGGTGAAAAAGATCCTCGGCCAGGGTGAGCCCGACCCGGCGGAGGTCGCGCGCGGCGAGGCGATGGTGCGCACGTTCGGCGCGGTGCTCGACGCGAGGCTCGAGGGGCGTGCGTACCTCGTGGGAGACGGGCTCACGCTCGCGGACATCGCCGTCGCCTCGGAGCTCTCGTCGTGGGAGCGCGCCGCGTTGCCGCTCGAGGGCTTCGGCAACGTGAGGCGCTGGTTCGACGCGGTCCGCTCACGTCCCTCGTGGGCCCGCTCGGGCGGGTGA
- a CDS encoding TonB-dependent receptor, with protein MRRTLALALELTAATVPATARAEPPRADTSVAVRGRPRERHEPTQVRLAADEARTVAGTQDDAVRVVHVLPGVSRPALGSSDVIVWGSAPSETRFSIDGVEVPFVFHPSGVRGVVPSDLLGAVELVPGGYGPEYGRGLGGLYRLETHALAKGESGRVAFDTLDGSARVGFGLGPRVRVSLGVRKSWLDAFVRLVSADDVGEVFPVPRYGDAQAKVAIDVSDGETLDVVALGASGATARSVTATDPAVTRTASTHASFGRVYARYTKVTAETTSIVVPFVGRDAASDERSFGVAPAELSRSATVYGVRASTRTRPASWVAFTTGVDVLGTATDVTRRGSLTIPAREGDPNVFGRPPGGDLAEDSFTVHGVDVAPFAHADVRLGPATLSPGLRVDTYLLDGSRSVPPIGQTPPTGLSRLEPALAPRVSARVAVTEALALSASYGLYHEAPRPEDLSAVFGTPELGLAKATHLTFGESLRLAEGVSLEMVVFAKELRDLAVRTRLPSPKLARALTQNGEGRVLGAQWLVRARTSFGLTALVAYTVSRSERRNLEDATFRRFDFDQPHTLSVVVSQTFAGFTFGVRGRASSGYPFTPVVGRTYDALADRYDPVLGGTGTARLPAFFQLDARLDRTFSFGRGATVTAYLDVMNVTAARNVEEMAYSAGFDREAPITGLPTLAIVGARIER; from the coding sequence ATGAGGCGCACGCTCGCTCTCGCGCTCGAGCTCACGGCGGCGACGGTCCCAGCGACGGCGCGAGCCGAGCCCCCCCGCGCCGACACGAGCGTCGCCGTGCGAGGTCGACCGCGCGAGCGTCACGAGCCCACGCAGGTGAGGCTCGCGGCCGACGAGGCGCGCACCGTGGCGGGGACCCAGGACGACGCCGTGCGTGTCGTCCATGTGCTGCCCGGTGTGTCGCGCCCGGCGCTCGGCTCGAGCGACGTGATCGTCTGGGGATCCGCGCCGTCCGAGACCCGATTCTCCATCGACGGCGTCGAGGTGCCGTTCGTGTTCCACCCGAGCGGCGTTCGGGGCGTCGTGCCGAGTGATCTCCTCGGAGCCGTCGAGCTCGTCCCCGGCGGGTACGGCCCGGAGTACGGCCGCGGGCTCGGGGGCCTCTACCGTCTCGAGACCCACGCGCTCGCGAAGGGAGAGAGCGGGCGCGTCGCCTTCGACACGCTCGACGGTTCGGCCCGGGTCGGCTTCGGTCTGGGGCCGCGCGTCCGCGTCTCGCTCGGCGTTCGCAAGAGCTGGCTCGACGCGTTCGTGAGGCTCGTCTCGGCCGACGACGTGGGCGAAGTCTTCCCCGTGCCACGCTACGGCGACGCACAGGCGAAGGTGGCGATCGACGTCTCCGACGGAGAGACCCTCGACGTCGTCGCGCTCGGGGCGAGCGGCGCGACGGCGCGAAGCGTGACGGCCACGGATCCCGCCGTGACCCGCACGGCCTCGACGCACGCCTCGTTCGGCCGCGTCTATGCGCGGTACACGAAGGTGACCGCGGAGACGACGAGCATCGTCGTGCCGTTCGTCGGGCGCGACGCGGCGAGCGACGAGCGGTCCTTCGGTGTTGCGCCCGCCGAGCTCTCGCGGAGCGCCACGGTGTACGGCGTCCGCGCATCGACGCGCACCCGCCCCGCGTCGTGGGTCGCGTTCACGACCGGCGTCGACGTGCTCGGCACCGCGACGGACGTCACGCGGCGGGGCTCGCTCACCATCCCGGCGCGCGAGGGCGATCCGAACGTGTTCGGGCGACCGCCCGGGGGGGACCTCGCGGAGGACTCGTTCACCGTGCACGGAGTCGACGTCGCGCCCTTCGCCCACGCCGACGTTCGCCTCGGGCCGGCCACGCTGAGCCCGGGGCTGCGCGTCGACACGTACCTCCTCGATGGCTCGAGGTCGGTCCCCCCCATCGGGCAGACACCGCCCACGGGCTTGTCGCGGCTCGAGCCCGCGCTCGCGCCCCGCGTGTCGGCGCGCGTCGCGGTGACCGAGGCGCTCGCGCTCTCCGCTTCGTACGGGCTGTACCACGAGGCTCCGCGGCCCGAGGATCTGTCCGCCGTCTTCGGCACACCCGAGCTCGGGCTCGCGAAGGCGACGCACCTCACCTTCGGGGAGTCGCTCCGCCTCGCGGAAGGGGTGTCCCTCGAGATGGTCGTGTTCGCCAAGGAGCTCCGCGACCTCGCCGTGCGGACGCGCCTGCCGAGCCCCAAGCTCGCGCGCGCCCTCACCCAGAACGGCGAGGGCCGCGTGCTCGGCGCGCAGTGGCTCGTGCGGGCACGGACGTCGTTCGGCCTCACGGCGCTCGTCGCGTACACGGTGAGCCGAAGCGAGCGGCGCAACCTCGAGGACGCGACCTTCCGTAGGTTCGACTTCGACCAGCCGCACACCCTCTCCGTCGTCGTGTCGCAGACCTTCGCGGGGTTCACCTTCGGGGTTCGTGGACGCGCGTCGTCCGGCTACCCGTTCACGCCGGTGGTGGGCCGCACCTACGACGCGCTCGCCGACAGGTACGATCCGGTGCTTGGCGGCACCGGCACAGCGCGTCTCCCGGCTTTCTTCCAGCTCGACGCGCGCCTCGACCGCACGTTCTCGTTCGGCCGAGGGGCCACCGTGACCGCTTACCTAGACGTCATGAACGTGACGGCGGCAAGGAACGTCGAAGAGATGGCGTACTCGGCGGGGTTCGATCGCGAGGCGCCCATCACGGGGCTCCCCACGCTCGCTATCGTGGGCGCGAGGATCGAGCGATGA